The sequence below is a genomic window from Chondrinema litorale.
CTGGTACTCACTGGATAAATGATGTATGGTTTGCTAAAGCTAATATTTACTATCAAGATGAATATTTCGCGAAAGTTTATACTAGAACAGCTAGTGGTGTCGCAAATTATCCCTCGTCTGGGATAGGCACAGCGGGACCAATTAGATGGGCTTGGGGTGGTTCAGGAGCAGTATTTCCTTGTTCACTGTTTATGTATGGTCAGCTTGAGGGAAAGATTTGGCCATATAGTTCGTCAGACTCGAAACCTACAAATACAAAAATCCTTTACGTAGAAAGCGAATTGAATTTTGGTGATGTTATTCTCGGTGAAACTCAAAATAAAAACATCACTATTGAGAACAATGGAAATACAGAGTTAACTATTACAAGCATATCTTCAGATAACAGTCAGTTTAAAACTAGTTATTCAGGTACTATACAAGCAGGAGGTTCTGTAGTTGTATCAGTTGCATTTACTCCTACTTCTACAGGAGAGCAATCTGCAACAATGGCGATTAGCTCTGATAAAACATCTGGAAGTAATACAGTTACACTATCTGGAACAGGTACTATTGATAATTCTGATAACACAGATGAAACATATGTTTCAACCATTTATGAAGCTGAAACAACAGAGTATGAAGTGTTAACAGAGTCTGGTAGTAATGGATCTGTAGTGGCTGCGTCTGATAAATCTACTTATTTAAGTGATGAGACTGCTTTACAGTTATATGATAAAGGTGATAAAGTTAGGTATACATTTGATCTAAAAGAAACAGGTACTTATCAAATTAAAATAAGACTTAGATCAGGTAATGTAATAAATACATCGGCATACTTACCTAATGGTTATTCATATTCATTAGATAATGCTTCTATAAATATGTCTACCATATCAAGTGAGACATCTTCTAAGGATGTTAATTTTGGTATTTCATACTGGGGAACAGTTCAATCAGAAAAACTTCTTTTAGATGAAGGCAAGCATACACTTGATATTGAATCTTTAATGGATTGGGCACTAATAGATTATATTGAAATATTACAGTTTGGTGTTGAGGAACAAGAACCGATTGCTTTAGATATAGCAAATGCTATAGATTTTGGTAATGTAATAGTAAGTTCAAGTTCATCTAAAGAAGTAGAGATTACAAACAATGGAGAAATTTCAGTAGAGATTACATCAATCGAGTCTGACAGCGAAATATTTACTAGTAACTTTAGTGGAACTATTGAAGCAGGAGAAACTGCTCTTGTAGAAGTTAATTTTAGTCCAACTGCATTAGGTTTATCAGAGGCTACTCTTACAATTGTTTCAAATGATGCAACAGGAGAAATTAAAGTTTCTGGAACTGGTGTTAAGGAGTCTGCTTCATCAGATTATTATTCAAATAAAATTGAGGCAGAAGATGAGTTTACAGTTGATACAGAAACTGGTTCGTTTGGAGATGTATCTGTAAGTGAAGACACTTCACCAGAACTAAGTGGAAATAAAGCTGTTCAAATCTATGATTTAGGAGATGTGGTAAGTATTCCTTTTGATGTTCCTTATGATGGTAAGTATACAATTAAGGTTAGATTGAGATCAGGTAATAGATCAAAGAACTATGTTTACCTCAACTCTGGTTATAGTTTCAAAATTAATGGTGTGGATACCGATTTTAATGCAGACGAAGAATCAATCTCGGATCTAGATCAAAACTTTGGAATCTCATATTGGGGTACGATGTATACTGAAGGTTTAACTTTAGAAGAAGGTGTAAATGTTCTTACTATAAAAGCTGAAATGAGCTGGGGAGTTGTTGATTACATTGAGGTTATTGGAGAAGATGCTTTAGAAGCAACACTTGAAACTCCTGATGCTCTTGATTTTGGTGACGTATCTGTAGGAACAACTATTACAAAATCAATTGTAGTAGAGAATAATGGTAAAGCTACATTTACAATAGATAAAACTGATATTACTGGAGAGTTCTCAGGTTCTTGGTCAGGCGAAGTTAAATCAGGTGAAACAACAGAAATATCAATAGATTTTACACCTGAAGGTATTGGAGATTATGAAGGCGAGTTTGTTATATATTCTGATGGTTATGTTTATAAGACAATTAAATTAACTGCTTCAGGTGTAGTAGAAGAACTTTATAGTGTGAGACTAGAAGCTGAAGAGCATTATGAGGTTGTTAAAAATAAAGGTAGTAATGGAGCCATTACTGTAGCAGATGAAGAATCTACTATATTAAGTAATAATAAAGCTGTTCAGTTATACGACAAAGGAGACATTATGAAAATAACTTTTGATGTTCCTAAATCTTCAAACTATATAATTACTGTAAGACTAAGAGCTGGTAATTATTTAAATTCTTCAGTGTATTTACCAGATGGCTACAGCTTCTATTTAGATAATGAAGATATTTCATTTACGACAATAGAAGATAGCATTTCTGCACTTGTAGACAATTTTGGAAAGTCTACCTTTGGAACAGTTGAATCAGATGAACTTGTTTTAGAAGAAGGTACTCATGAATTAGAGATTGAATCTGCAATCAGTTGGGCTTTAGTAGATTATATTGAAATTACTGAGGTTGATAATTCAAAAGAAAGAAACTCTAACGACAGCAGTGATTTATTAGCTGGTAACCTATCTGTTTCTGTAGATGTTTATCCAAATCCAGTTACTGACTATTTAAATGTTAGTATGGATACAGAAGTTGAAGGTTCAGGAAAAATTGTTTTAATGGACGCATTCGGTAAAGTAGTTTATGAAAATGATATTACATCTTACGATAGTAAACAATCAATTGATGTAACGAGAATAGATAGAGGACTTTACCTACTTCAAGTACAACTTGGGGGGCAAAAAAATGTTAAAAGAGTATTTATTGAATAGTGCCTTTTTAAAGGTTTATATATAAAAAGGAAGGGCTTTACTTTGTGAAGCCCTTCCTTTTTGTATATGAAGTTTATAAATAATTCATGAAACTATTAGGATTTTGGCATGGTTTTAAAAGAATATTTCAATAATTTATTAATAATCTTATAGGCATAGTTTTTTTAATTATTTTTTTAAATTTGCCTAGCTTATTAACATTTATTAATTGATTTTCTCCAATCATTAATATTAACCAACACATTACAGAACCAAACCCTGATCATATTCTAACTTTCTCAGGCTATATTTTTTGATTTAATGTATCCTGAATACAACTAAGGTAAATATAAATTTTCCTAATTATTTTTAGAATGTTCATATCGCTGAGAAATATACTTACATTTAAGTTCTATCTCAATGGAGTGTTGTTGGTAGTCCCTTTGTTATTCCTGTGCTCATTAATTAATTTTTGTTTTGCTCAAGATCGGTTGTTTTATACTGATCAAGAGATAAATATATGGAAGCAAAGAGCCGGATTAACTTCAGGTGGAAAATTATACAACAGTAAAGGAGATGCAGGAACAAATACACCTAACGACTGGGAAAATATATTAAGCAATGCGAATCGCTTTGTTTCAAACCCTCTTTCCGAATTATGGGATGGAAACCTTTCAAAATCACCATATACAAAAGGTATAGGAATGCATGATGCTGCTTTTGTTTATCTCTTAACAAAAGAAACAAAATATTTAGATGCTGTAAAACAACTATTAATAAGTCAGGCAGGTGTAGCTAAAACAGATTTTAGTACTTGGGAATACTTGGGAGATACTAAGGCATTTCATGAAGGAGATTGGATATCGAGATTATTTTATGGGTATATGTTTGTAAGAACCGCAATGTCATCTTCTGATAGAGATAAGATGGATAAGTGGTTTAAAAATGCTGCTACCTATTATGCTAATAATGTACATGAAGACCTCAAATTAAACTTCCCTAATAGATTAAGCGGTGATTATTCTGTGAAGAAGAATGTTGCTCAAAATGGTGATATGCAGAATGATTATGCATATGTAAATGCAAGTGGTATAAAAAAGAATAAATTATCTTGGTTATCAGCTTGGTATAACAACAGAAGGTTTTCTCAGATAAGAATTGTTGGCTTAGTTGGAGTAATGTATAATGATGCCAATCTAATTAATCATGCTAAAACTTATGTAACAGAGTGGTTAAAATATAGCGTATTTCCTGATGGTACGATGGGTGAATATCAACGTAATGGGAATTATGGTAACCCTCAAAATGGGATGATCTATGGTTCGATTAATACTCAAGTATCAATTGAAATAGCAGATTTATTGGCACGAGCAGGAGATGTCTCTCTATATGAATATACTACTTCAGATGGTTTACATGGAACTCAAGGTGGTAGTAAAAATATATATCTTACGATTCAGACTTATTATAAGCAGATCGATAAAAAGATATTAAATTATTATGGATCAGTTAGTGAAACTAATAGACTTGATCAAATTTCACCTACAGGTACACATTGGGTAAATGATATATGGTTTGCCAAAGCAAACATTTATTATAAAGATGATTATTTCAAAAAGGTCTACACAAGAACTAGTGGAGGAGTTGAACGTTTTCCATCCTCTGGTATAGGTACTGCTGGTCCTATACGTTCTCCTTGGGGAGGCTCTGGAGGTGTACTGCCTGGTATGTTATTTATGTATGGACAGATGGAAGGGTTAGTCTGGCCATATGCAGATGGTAAAGAAGATCAAACTATCACTTTTAATCAAATATCAGATCGTTTTTTAAGTGATGGTTCATTTGAGCTTGCTGCTACCTCTTCTTCTGGTTTAACGGTTAATTTTGAAGTAATATCAGGTCCAGCATATATATCTGGTAATATTATAAATTTCACAGGAGTTGGTGAAGTTAAGGTTAGAGCTTATCAGGGAGGAAATAGTTCATTTCGATCTGCCGAAGCTACTCAATCTTTTATTATCAAAAAAAAAATTAAAATAGGTCAGATAGAGGATCAGATTTTAAAAGGAGGTAGTGAGTTGACACTTGATGTAGCAATGAGTTATGGAGGGATAGATGAAAGCTTACTACAAATGACTGTAACCTCAGAAGATGAAACACTGATGCCTAATGCGAATATTACAGTTTTAGGTAGTGGTAAAAATAGAATAATGAGTTTTAAAGCTCCAACAGGTGTTGAAG
It includes:
- a CDS encoding choice-of-anchor D domain-containing protein, which translates into the protein MARIQSLQIKIFLLLIFFNFSTKAQEGLFYTQEEINVWQSRAGLTSGNKMYNTSGDVSNNSPASWSKVLSNANSFLSNPTSEVWNGDFSNEPYTKGIGMRDAAFVYLLTKNTKYLSAVKSFLITQASQSGTQFKNWSYFGDTKGFHEGDWISRLFYGYMYVRGDLDSSTQSTLDTWFKSAATFYAGNIHNDIQLMFPNRLSNDYSKKGNVAESGAMQSSYAYMDASGNWKNKLSWVSAWYNNRRFTQLRIVGLAGAFFDDANLILHAKTFVKEWLKYSVFPDGTLGEYQRNGNYGNPQNGMIYGSINTQVSIEIADLLARGGDFSLYDYTTSEGLHGTEGGSKSIYLTIKTYYNHIDGTIKRYYGSVSETNRLDQISPAGTHWINDVWFAKANIYYQDEYFAKVYTRTASGVANYPSSGIGTAGPIRWAWGGSGAVFPCSLFMYGQLEGKIWPYSSSDSKPTNTKILYVESELNFGDVILGETQNKNITIENNGNTELTITSISSDNSQFKTSYSGTIQAGGSVVVSVAFTPTSTGEQSATMAISSDKTSGSNTVTLSGTGTIDNSDNTDETYVSTIYEAETTEYEVLTESGSNGSVVAASDKSTYLSDETALQLYDKGDKVRYTFDLKETGTYQIKIRLRSGNVINTSAYLPNGYSYSLDNASINMSTISSETSSKDVNFGISYWGTVQSEKLLLDEGKHTLDIESLMDWALIDYIEILQFGVEEQEPIALDIANAIDFGNVIVSSSSSKEVEITNNGEISVEITSIESDSEIFTSNFSGTIEAGETALVEVNFSPTALGLSEATLTIVSNDATGEIKVSGTGVKESASSDYYSNKIEAEDEFTVDTETGSFGDVSVSEDTSPELSGNKAVQIYDLGDVVSIPFDVPYDGKYTIKVRLRSGNRSKNYVYLNSGYSFKINGVDTDFNADEESISDLDQNFGISYWGTMYTEGLTLEEGVNVLTIKAEMSWGVVDYIEVIGEDALEATLETPDALDFGDVSVGTTITKSIVVENNGKATFTIDKTDITGEFSGSWSGEVKSGETTEISIDFTPEGIGDYEGEFVIYSDGYVYKTIKLTASGVVEELYSVRLEAEEHYEVVKNKGSNGAITVADEESTILSNNKAVQLYDKGDIMKITFDVPKSSNYIITVRLRAGNYLNSSVYLPDGYSFYLDNEDISFTTIEDSISALVDNFGKSTFGTVESDELVLEEGTHELEIESAISWALVDYIEITEVDNSKERNSNDSSDLLAGNLSVSVDVYPNPVTDYLNVSMDTEVEGSGKIVLMDAFGKVVYENDITSYDSKQSIDVTRIDRGLYLLQVQLGGQKNVKRVFIE